The Henckelia pumila isolate YLH828 chromosome 2, ASM3356847v2, whole genome shotgun sequence genome includes a window with the following:
- the LOC140879063 gene encoding glucan endo-1,3-beta-glucosidase-like, protein METIVQILLLFIMLSLHSLGQAAPVGVCYGRVANNLPPPSAVVGLLKSNGISRIRLFNPDVEALAPFSGTGIELMIGVPNEILPTLANGMMSTALQWVQSNIFAHVPSSQVRYLAVGNEVYLKEPYYTPYVVPAILNLYQALQTLGLGDKIKISSCHASTILSNSYPPSSGTFDPNLNQVLTPLLRFLQDTGAPLMVNVYPFFSYINSEQYVSLDYALFRSSTVEIDQNLHYTNMFDATIDAFVYAMEREGFVGIPVVVTETGWPTGGGEAASAENARAYGENVVSRALNNVGTPKRPGVGVEVFLFDLFDENGKSGAEYEKHFGIFGVNGIKAYDINFN, encoded by the coding sequence ATGGAAACTATTGTTCAAATTTTACTACTTTTCATCATGTTATCCCTACATTCCCTAGGACAAGCTGCACCAGTAGGAGTCTGTTACGGCCGTGTGGCCAACAACCTACCACCGCCTTCCGCGGTCGTCGGCCTCCTCAAATCCAACGGAATTTCAAGAATCCGCCTCTTCAACCCCGACGTGGAAGCCTTGGCACCGTTCTCGGGAACGGGAATCGAGCTCATGATAGGCGTCCCTAATGAAATCCTCCCCACACTAGCCAATGGCATGATGTCGACTGCACTCCAATGGGTCCAATCCAATATTTTCGCCCACGTCCCGTCTAGTCAAGTTCGATACTTAGCCGTAGGCAACGAGGTTTACCTAAAAGAACCGTACTACACTCCGTACGTAGTACCCGCTATCCTCAACTTATACCAAGCACTACAAACACTAGGATTAGGTGACAAGATCAAGATTTCGTCTTGTCACGCCTCGACAATCTTGTCGAATTCGTACCCTCCTTCGTCCGGTACTTTCGATCCTAACCTTAATCAAGTTCTAACCCCACTTCTACGGTTCTTGCAAGACACCGGAGCCCCATTGATGGTCAACGTGTACCCATTCTTTAGCTACATAAATAGTGAACAATATGTGTCACTAGACTATGCTTTATTTAGGTCATCCACGGTTGAGATAGACCAAAACCTTCATTACACAAACATGTTTGATGCAACAATCGACGCTTTTGTATACGCGATGGAGAGGGAAGGGTTCGTCGGGATCCCCGTGGTGGTGACGGAGACAGGGTGGCCGACCGGGGGAGGTGAGGCCGCGAGTGCCGAAAATGCAAGGGCTTATGGTGAAAATGTTGTGAGTAGGGCATTGAATAATGTGGGAACACCTAAAAGGCCTGGGGTAGGGGTAGAGGTATTTTTGTTTGATCTATTTGATGAGAATGGGAAGAGTGGGGCAGAATATGAAAAGCATTTCGGCATTTTTGGGGTCAATGGGATTAAAGCTTATGATATTAATTTCAATTGA
- the LOC140880398 gene encoding probable nucleoredoxin 1 has product MEGQEKGAVGVDNLVAKHDLKAVLCSANRDFLIRNNGDQVTLDSLKGKVIGLYFSASWCGPCQRFTPKLVEVYNQLVPDGKFEIVFISGDEDDDSFSSYFSKMPWLAVPFSESETREQLDELFSVRGIPHLAILNENGEVLTTEGVEIVQEYGAEGYPFDPETIGKLKEQEEEAKRNQSLQSLLASRARDYVIAADGKRVRVAELEGKTVGLYFSLATFKNCLAFTSKLVEVYKSLKEEKKDFEIVMIPLDDDEPSFKEEFERMPWFSLPVQDQLCEKLVRYFELNTLPTIVVIGPDGKTLHSNVAEAIEEHGTKAYPFTPQKFIELQEIEKAKLEAQTLESVLVSKDSDFVIGKDGVKIPVHDLVGKTVLIYFSAHWCPPCRAFLPKLIESYQKIKEQGKALEVVFISSDRDQPAFDEFFSSMPWLAIPFGDKRKESLSRLFKVRGIPMLVAIGPTGKTITTNARELIMSHGAESYPFTDERLKEIEEGYEKMAEGWPKKLKSALHEDELNLTKRPFFNCDSCSEEGQVWSYYCEDCDFDLHPRCAFDSDHEKKGEIAEVEPENSDVEENKGGEGWICDGDQCHKK; this is encoded by the exons ATGGAGGGTCAAGAAAAGGGTGCCGTGGGTGTTGATAATTTGGTTGCTAAACATGATCTCAAAGCTGTTTTGTGCTCTGCGAACAGGGATTTCCTTATTCGGAACAATGGTGATCAG GTTACCTTGGATAGTCTGAAAGGAAAGGTTATTGGATTATATTTTTCTGCATCATGGTGTGGGCCGTGTCAACGATTCACTCCAAAACTGGTTGAGGTGTATAATCAACTTGTTCCAGATGGCAAATTCGAGATTGTGTTCATCTCTGGTGATGAAGATGACGATTCATTTAGTTCGTATTTCTCGAAAATGCCCTGGCTTGCTGTTCCGTTTTCTGAATCCGAGACTCGTGAGCAGTTGGATGAGTTGTTCTCTGTCAGGGGAATACCTCATTTGGCAATTCTGAATGAAAATGGAGAAGTGTTGACTACCGAAGGAGTGGAAATTGTGCAAGAATATGGGGCAGAAGGATACCCTTTTGACCCGGAAACAATTGGGAAACTCAAGgaacaagaagaagaagctaAGAGGAATCAGTCACTGCAGTCTTTGCTTGCCTCCAGGGCTCGGGATTACGTGATAGCTGCTGATGGGAAAAGA GTGCGTGTTGCTgagcttgaaggtaaaaccgtTGGCCTATATTTCTCTTTGGCCACCTTCAAAAATTGCCTTGCTTTTACTTCGAAGCTCGTTGAAGTATATAAGAGTTTGAAAGAAGAGAAAAAGGACTTTGAGATTGTTATGATACCCCTTGACGATGATGAACCATCTTTTAAAGAAGAGTTTGAACGAATGCCGTGGTTTTCACTCCCCGTACAGGACCAACTTTGTGAGAAGCTGGTCCGCTATTTTGAGCTCAATACCCTCCCTACTATAGTTGTAATTGGACCAGATGGGAAAACTCTGCATTCCAATGTCGCCGAAGCCATTGAGGAGCACGGCACAAAGGCATATCCTTTCACACCCCAGAAATTCATCGAACTTCAAGAGATAGAGAAGGCGAAACTGGAAGCACAAACTCTTGAATCAGTTTTGGTGTCAAAAGATAGTGATTTTGTGATCGGAAAAGACGGTGTCAAG ATTCCGGTGCATGATCTTGTTGGAAAAACCGTGCTTATTTACTTCTCGGCCCATTGGTGTCCCCCATGCCGTGCCTTCCTACCCAAGCTCATAGAATCTTATCAGAAGATCAAAGAACAAGGCAAAGCACTTGAGGTGGTCTTCATCTCCAGTGACAGAGACCAGCCTGCCTTCGACGAATTCTTCTCATCCATGCCATGGCTTGCCATCCCATTCGGTGATAAAAGGAAGGAGTCGTTGAGCCGCTTATTCAAGGTTCGTGGCATCCCCATGCTCGTCGCAATCGGGCCCACAGGCAAGACGATCACAACCAATGCTAGAGAACTCATCATGAGTCACGGTGCAGAATCGTATCCCTTCACCGACGAACGACTCAAAGAGATAGAAGAAGGGTACGAGAAAATGGCCGAGGGATGGCCCAAAAAGTTGAAATCTGCTCTACATGAGGACGAGCTCAATCTCACGAAACGTCCGTTCTTTAACTGTGACAGCTGCAGCGAAGAGGGCCAAGTATGGTCTTATTATTGTGAAGATTGCGACTTCGATTTGCATCCAAGATGCGCTTTTGATAGTGATCATGAGAAGAAGGGGGAAATAGCTGAAGTTGAGCCAGAAAATTCAGATGTTGAAGAAAATAAGGGTGGAGAGGGCTGGATTTGTGATGGAGACCAATGCcacaagaaataa